The Papilio machaon chromosome 25, ilPapMach1.1, whole genome shotgun sequence genome contains a region encoding:
- the LOC106711243 gene encoding protein lifeguard 3 — protein MSAEETVVTIIEDDTSNKAGSDGNKDDDKYKVFNGCTENTPEKDVEKTDIPLYEIPKEKSEKSKAFDDKVYVVAYNSVQPQGMQRAGGIGPSLYYDPARNDFVKLVLILVLVMLLITAAVLAMVNSSDEWRDIFVSSGMMLPMFALLLLMGVNYAFICSACARYPPCNFVCLFLAVVAMTILASFITSHYRTEIVLYATIATAAVVFVCVILAFTSFDFTAWILYVIVISVALSVITMIVVLMMLITGQTMKPVVLVLLILATLVQCVMLTIELQSVLGGRSVELSENDYALGAFMIYTSIISIFLKIVQILGILDDG, from the exons ATGAGCGCAGAAGAAACTGTAGTAACTATAATAGAAGATGACACTTCGAATAAAGCAGGAAGTGATGGAAATAAAGACGATGACAAATACAAAGTATTCAATGGTTGTACTGAAAATACTCCCGAAAAAGATGTTGAAAAAACCGATATACCCCTATATGAGATACCCAAAGAGAAAAGTGAGAAATCGAAGGCGTTTGATGACAAAGTTTATGTTGTAGCATATAATTCGGTACAACCACAGGGAATGCAAC GTGCTGGAGGTATCGGTCCATCATTGTATTACGATCCTGCACGCAATGATTTTGTGAAGTTGGTACTAATTCTTGTCTTGGTGATGTTACTAATAACAGCGGCCGTTTTAGCAATGGTTAACTCTTC aGACGAGTGGCGTGATATCTTTGTTTCAAGTGGTATGATGTTACCAATGTTTGCAct GTTACTTCTGATGGGCGTTAACTATGCATTTATATGTAGCGCCTGCGCACGATACCCTCCTTGCAATTTTGTGTGCTTGTTCCTTGCG GTGGTTGCAATGACTATCCTCGCCTCTTTCATCACGTCGCATTATCGAACGGAAATTGTTCTATACGCTACCATAGCGACTGCGGCGGTTGTATTCGTCTGTGTTATTTTGGCATTCACTTCg tttgACTTCACTGCGTGGATATTGTACGTGATTGTGATATCTGTCGCGTTGTCAGTGATAACTATGATTGTAGTTCTAATGATGCTCATCACAGGTCAGACTATGAAACCTGTCGTACTGGTTCTTTTGATTCTTGCTACATTAGTACAATGTGTT atGTTAACGATAGAACTTCAGAGTGTATTAGGTGGACGATCTGTGGAGCTTTCTGAAAATGATTATGCCCTCGGCGCCTTCATGATTTATACATCTATTATCAGTATCTTTCTTAAAATAGTTCAAATTCTAGGTATTTTGGATGACggataa